From Desulforegula conservatrix Mb1Pa, a single genomic window includes:
- a CDS encoding FmdB family zinc ribbon protein, whose translation MPIYEYACNKCGNHFDYLAFKTSDPYPPCPKCSSEDVKKLMSSGFVRADGIPSGSGGFAGPKCGSSSGG comes from the coding sequence ATGCCGATATATGAATATGCCTGTAATAAATGTGGTAATCATTTTGACTACCTTGCTTTTAAAACCTCAGATCCTTATCCTCCATGCCCCAAATGCAGTTCTGAAGACGTAAAAAAACTAATGTCCTCTGGTTTTGTCAGGGCAGACGGAATCCCATCGGGTTCAGGCGGCTTTGCTGGCCCCAAATGCGGTTCATCCAGCGGAGGCTGA
- a CDS encoding radical SAM protein, whose amino-acid sequence MQQFEISEIFHSIQGESTYTGLPCVFIRLSGCNLRCSYCDTQYSHGKGELIGLDEVLQKVNSYRCRLVELTGGEPLMQNGTPELASRLLSKGFDVLMETNGSLDIDLVDNRCIRIVDVKCPSSGMSEKNDFSNMKRLTSKDQLKFVISDKTDFDYMSEVLIKHKPQLPYGSILASPVAGTLKPDQLASWILESGIEVRMQLQLHRQIWPDIDRGV is encoded by the coding sequence ATGCAACAATTTGAAATATCAGAAATTTTTCACAGCATCCAGGGCGAGTCAACTTACACAGGCCTGCCATGCGTTTTTATAAGACTATCAGGCTGTAATCTGAGATGCTCATACTGTGACACACAATACTCCCATGGCAAGGGAGAGCTTATAGGCCTTGATGAAGTGCTTCAAAAAGTCAATTCATACAGATGCAGGCTTGTAGAACTAACAGGTGGAGAACCATTGATGCAGAATGGAACGCCGGAGCTTGCATCAAGACTTCTTTCCAAAGGCTTTGATGTGCTGATGGAAACAAACGGCAGCCTTGATATAGATCTGGTTGACAACAGGTGCATAAGGATAGTTGACGTAAAATGTCCTAGCAGCGGAATGTCTGAAAAAAATGATTTTTCTAATATGAAAAGACTGACAAGCAAAGATCAGCTAAAATTTGTAATTTCTGATAAAACTGATTTTGATTATATGTCAGAAGTTCTAATCAAACATAAACCGCAGCTTCCATATGGTTCCATACTTGCCTCTCCTGTGGCAGGAACACTGAAACCGGATCAGCTCGCTTCGTGGATCCTGGAATCAGGCATAGAGGTCAGGATGCAGCTTCAACTTCACAGACAGATCTGGCCAGATATAGACAGAGGGGTATAA
- a CDS encoding ARMT1-like domain-containing protein, translating to MNDNPHPIYTLGQDPVKDARYSAFFLENHLDHNAYPDEVASPEQIGFMVHLEGNDRYYPCAERMFNAIMTGCDRDYLISRYNQVFARIMEIINEKITSQYQREYLKALICMKFEHETRDFIMIPSRLEKRLFKIIHNHAFMIDTYLEDKKKRNSRVARCLKSPEFKSAVNSIDISKMKNLPDTLSKVREELERVELRRLIALTASEEIWETDAAERFTIEDYERILNSPIGGGAKSDLFEFLGVNAVKAADSSSESKKILWIANESGEFLVDMAIIRYLTRLGHKVIVALKEGPFFKKVSFDDMFEDSNLREFLATSLIIRDNRLTKNELIDILRRDQHLFLMPDGTREDMNLLMTSTAFARVFKEVDGIITRGPDQKRRIFDSRFTFTQDIFNISKNEDGTVDINLKRKHSMVIHFSHKDLEEKADAIIEKMRAAKNNGMSVMFYSGIVGSIPGKIDEAIKIMATFIDYLNNHLLNTFIINPSRYYEPGMDADDLMYMWEIVQRSGCIDIWRFQTSEDIATAFEIIGEKIPPEWSGKDATYSTGCTKEMAIAEDVLKKHPEMQIIGPPKEKFMRRKEYGVGMMHDRRLGGRTKP from the coding sequence ATGAACGACAATCCACATCCGATATATACCCTTGGTCAGGACCCGGTTAAGGACGCAAGATACTCGGCTTTTTTTCTTGAAAATCATCTTGATCACAATGCTTACCCGGATGAGGTTGCTTCCCCGGAACAGATAGGCTTCATGGTTCACCTTGAAGGGAACGACCGCTATTATCCATGCGCAGAAAGAATGTTCAACGCCATAATGACAGGCTGCGACAGGGATTATCTGATATCAAGATACAATCAGGTCTTTGCAAGGATCATGGAAATAATAAATGAAAAAATCACTTCACAATATCAGAGGGAATACCTGAAAGCCCTTATATGCATGAAGTTTGAGCATGAGACCAGGGACTTCATAATGATCCCGTCAAGACTTGAGAAAAGACTGTTCAAAATCATACATAACCACGCTTTCATGATTGACACCTACCTCGAAGACAAGAAAAAGAGGAACAGCAGGGTAGCAAGATGCCTCAAATCTCCTGAATTCAAGTCAGCAGTCAACAGCATTGATATTTCTAAAATGAAAAATCTTCCGGATACTCTTTCAAAGGTCAGGGAAGAGCTTGAAAGGGTTGAACTGAGAAGGCTGATCGCGTTGACAGCATCAGAAGAGATATGGGAAACAGACGCTGCAGAAAGATTCACCATCGAAGATTATGAAAGAATCCTGAATTCCCCAATAGGCGGAGGAGCCAAATCGGACCTTTTTGAATTTCTTGGCGTTAATGCTGTAAAAGCAGCGGACAGTTCGTCAGAATCAAAAAAAATTCTCTGGATAGCCAATGAGTCAGGAGAATTCCTTGTGGATATGGCAATTATCAGATATCTGACAAGACTCGGTCACAAGGTGATTGTAGCTCTAAAGGAAGGGCCCTTCTTTAAAAAAGTAAGTTTCGATGATATGTTCGAAGACTCCAACCTAAGAGAGTTTCTGGCAACATCCCTGATAATAAGGGACAACAGGCTTACAAAAAATGAGCTCATAGATATCCTGAGAAGAGACCAGCATCTTTTTCTAATGCCTGATGGAACGAGGGAGGATATGAATCTTCTTATGACTTCCACAGCCTTTGCAAGGGTCTTTAAAGAGGTTGACGGAATAATAACAAGGGGCCCTGATCAGAAAAGAAGGATATTTGACAGCAGATTCACGTTCACCCAGGATATTTTTAATATTTCAAAGAATGAAGACGGCACCGTAGATATAAATCTGAAACGCAAGCACTCAATGGTCATCCACTTTTCGCACAAGGATCTTGAAGAAAAGGCGGACGCCATAATTGAAAAAATGAGGGCTGCAAAGAATAACGGAATGTCCGTAATGTTCTACAGCGGCATAGTCGGATCAATACCTGGCAAGATAGATGAAGCCATAAAAATAATGGCGACTTTCATTGATTACCTGAACAACCACCTGCTGAATACATTTATCATCAACCCATCCAGATACTATGAACCTGGCATGGATGCCGATGATCTCATGTATATGTGGGAAATAGTCCAAAGAAGCGGTTGTATAGACATCTGGCGTTTCCAGACCAGTGAGGACATAGCAACGGCATTTGAAATAATCGGTGAAAAGATACCTCCGGAATGGTCTGGAAAGGATGCCACTTACAGCACAGGCTGCACTAAAGAAATGGCAATTGCAGAAGATGTGCTGAAAAAGCACCCTGAAATGCAGATTATCGGCCCTCCAAAGGAAAAATTTATGAGGCGCAAGGAGTATGGTGTTGGTATGATGCATGACAGAAGACTCGGCGGACGTACAAAACCATAA
- the aroQ gene encoding type II 3-dehydroquinate dehydratase, translated as MAGKNILVIHGPNLNMLGKREPGIYGSTTLDDINSELVKKASLKDIAIDTFQSNHEGAIVDRIQDAYKKFSGLIINPAAYTHTSVAIRDALLLLDVPIIEVHISNIHKREPFRHHSYVSDIATGQIVGLGVKGYYLALEALSEMLK; from the coding sequence ATGGCTGGAAAAAATATCCTTGTCATACACGGGCCTAATTTGAATATGCTCGGAAAAAGGGAGCCTGGGATTTATGGCAGCACTACCCTCGATGATATAAACTCTGAACTTGTAAAAAAGGCTTCTTTAAAGGACATTGCCATAGACACATTTCAGTCAAATCATGAAGGGGCAATTGTTGACAGAATTCAGGATGCATATAAAAAATTTTCAGGCCTAATAATAAATCCTGCCGCTTACACACACACAAGCGTTGCGATCAGAGATGCGTTGCTGCTTCTGGATGTTCCCATAATTGAGGTGCATATTTCAAATATTCATAAGAGAGAGCCTTTCAGGCATCATTCTTATGTTTCAGACATAGCAACAGGCCAGATAGTGGGCCTTGGCGTCAAAGGTTATTATCTGGCCCTCGAAGCTCTTTCGGAAATGCTGAAATAA
- the tsaA gene encoding tRNA (N6-threonylcarbamoyladenosine(37)-N6)-methyltransferase TrmO — translation MSFPITMSPIGIINSPFKEKFGIPRQPGIVKSAIFEIDFFDPYTQDEAFRGLEGFSHVWILFIFDRIKRNEWKATVRPPREGGNKRLGVFATRSPYRPNPIGISAVKNEGWKLSEGKKILLVSGGDFLHETPVIDIKPYIPYTDSIQNAVGGFAPDSPQANMEIFFSKEAEEKCGRITWNGNGLFRDFLVEILSQDPRPAYHSSKNTKKDYALRVCGFNILWEAENGFIQVKDIIRE, via the coding sequence ATGTCATTTCCTATAACCATGTCTCCAATAGGCATTATCAATTCCCCGTTTAAAGAAAAATTCGGAATACCAAGGCAGCCAGGAATTGTAAAATCAGCTATTTTTGAAATAGACTTTTTCGATCCCTATACCCAGGATGAGGCTTTCAGAGGGTTAGAAGGTTTCTCACATGTCTGGATTCTTTTTATATTCGACAGGATAAAAAGAAACGAATGGAAAGCGACGGTCAGACCCCCAAGGGAAGGGGGCAACAAAAGGCTTGGGGTATTTGCCACAAGATCACCTTACAGACCAAATCCCATAGGTATTTCTGCGGTCAAAAACGAGGGGTGGAAATTATCCGAAGGCAAAAAAATACTCCTTGTATCAGGCGGTGACTTTCTCCACGAAACTCCGGTTATCGATATCAAACCCTATATCCCTTATACTGATTCAATCCAGAATGCAGTCGGTGGTTTCGCCCCAGACTCTCCCCAGGCGAATATGGAAATTTTTTTTTCAAAGGAAGCCGAAGAAAAATGCGGGCGAATAACCTGGAATGGGAATGGCTTATTCAGGGATTTTCTTGTAGAGATTCTTTCCCAGGACCCAAGACCGGCTTACCATTCGTCTAAAAACACTAAAAAAGACTACGCGCTTCGAGTTTGCGGATTTAATATATTATGGGAAGCTGAAAACGGCTTTATTCAGGTCAAAGACATAATAAGAGAATGA
- a CDS encoding GGDEF domain-containing protein: MFKIFPKDKKQEIRLKRFFMAGGTYLLWVALGLFSFFHGLFRVTPAMLTVLLCLILVINVSVFVLITTGLNKRFKDPSLTLFQMIAAIVWGMVIMYYTDEARGVFLTLFLVIFVFGMFKLNYRQFLLMAALVLVCYSGVILALMIQRPASINLKIEIMNIIVLGIIIPWFSALGAYINGLRVRINRAKSIIERMVIFDELTGVNNRRSLMDILAREKALADRGGEAFSVCIIDVDHFKCVNDTYGHLKGDEVLRTLATAIHKNLRAEDHIARYGGEEFILVLAYPNLKDAAICAERIRNIVSAIKFQNCSGDFSITISIGVSQYIAGENYESVLSRADEALYRAKNAGRNLVEIEPAPSQKSKVGQHSIGIC; this comes from the coding sequence ATGTTCAAAATTTTTCCAAAAGACAAAAAACAGGAAATACGTCTCAAACGCTTCTTCATGGCAGGAGGAACTTATCTGCTATGGGTTGCGCTTGGTCTTTTTTCATTTTTCCACGGCCTTTTCCGGGTAACCCCGGCTATGCTGACGGTTCTTCTTTGTCTCATATTAGTTATAAATGTTTCAGTGTTTGTATTAATAACAACAGGCCTGAACAAGAGATTCAAAGACCCAAGTCTGACCCTTTTCCAAATGATAGCTGCGATAGTATGGGGCATGGTCATAATGTATTATACGGACGAGGCAAGGGGAGTATTTCTGACCCTTTTTCTTGTCATATTTGTCTTTGGGATGTTCAAACTGAACTACAGGCAGTTTCTTTTAATGGCTGCCCTTGTTCTTGTCTGCTATTCAGGCGTCATTCTTGCCCTGATGATTCAGAGACCCGCATCCATTAATCTGAAAATTGAAATAATGAATATAATCGTTCTGGGTATCATAATCCCGTGGTTTTCTGCATTAGGAGCATATATCAACGGCCTTAGGGTAAGAATAAACAGGGCCAAATCGATTATTGAAAGAATGGTCATCTTTGATGAGCTCACAGGGGTTAATAACCGCAGAAGTCTGATGGACATCCTTGCCAGGGAAAAAGCCCTCGCAGACAGAGGAGGAGAAGCTTTTTCAGTATGCATAATAGATGTCGATCATTTTAAATGCGTAAACGATACATATGGCCATTTAAAGGGTGATGAGGTTCTGAGGACACTTGCAACCGCAATCCACAAGAATCTCAGGGCAGAGGATCATATAGCAAGGTATGGAGGAGAAGAATTCATACTCGTACTTGCGTACCCGAACCTGAAAGATGCCGCAATATGCGCTGAACGTATAAGAAATATTGTTTCAGCGATCAAATTTCAGAATTGTTCAGGAGATTTTTCCATAACAATATCAATAGGTGTCAGCCAGTATATTGCCGGTGAAAACTATGAATCTGTCCTTTCAAGGGCCGATGAAGCCCTTTACAGGGCAAAAAACGCTGGCAGAAATCTTGTGGAAATTGAACCGGCTCCATCTCAAAAATCTAAAGTTGGCCAACATAGTATTGGAATCTGCTGA
- the queC gene encoding 7-cyano-7-deazaguanine synthase QueC has product MKTNSKNAVVLSSGGLDSTTVMAIASSLGYDIYSLSFDYGQRHSYELEAAKKIAEAFAVKEHIVAKIDLRIFGGSALTADIPVPKKDSDKPPKEEIPVTYVPARNTIFLSYALALAEVKEANEIFIGVNAVDYSGYPDCRPEFIEAFEKMANLATKVGVSGTTSIKIKTPLIDLSKAEIIKQGVALGVDYSITHSCYDPHPGGFACGSCDSCILRKKGFAEAEMNDPTRYYLSI; this is encoded by the coding sequence ATGAAAACAAATTCAAAAAACGCGGTTGTACTATCTAGCGGCGGGCTTGACTCCACCACTGTCATGGCAATTGCCTCTTCATTGGGTTACGATATCTACAGCCTGAGCTTTGACTATGGTCAGAGACATTCATATGAACTTGAGGCTGCTAAGAAAATTGCAGAGGCATTTGCAGTTAAAGAACATATTGTTGCAAAAATTGATCTGAGAATCTTTGGAGGATCTGCACTGACCGCCGATATACCTGTTCCAAAAAAAGATTCAGATAAACCACCAAAAGAAGAAATACCTGTAACATATGTCCCTGCAAGAAACACAATATTTCTTTCATACGCCCTTGCTTTGGCAGAGGTCAAAGAAGCCAATGAAATATTCATAGGGGTAAATGCCGTTGACTACAGCGGATACCCTGACTGCAGACCTGAATTCATAGAGGCTTTTGAAAAAATGGCGAACCTTGCAACAAAAGTAGGTGTTTCAGGCACAACAAGCATCAAAATCAAAACTCCGCTGATTGACCTTTCCAAGGCAGAAATTATAAAGCAGGGTGTCGCTCTCGGAGTCGATTATTCCATTACACATAGCTGCTATGATCCTCATCCTGGTGGTTTTGCCTGCGGCTCCTGCGACAGCTGTATTCTCAGAAAAAAAGGTTTTGCTGAAGCAGAAATGAATGACCCGACAAGATATTATTTGAGTATTTAA
- the mqnB gene encoding futalosine hydrolase encodes MDDSILSSLFPFGKRKNILIAAAVYEEIEPLLGFYGDFEKSVVGRKYLYIPDIHDQSIRILVTGPGMINASQGLTAAIESEKPDLIIQTGCAGVFRNRGIGIGDVAVATKERDIHLGVESGDRFEPPAALPFNIPGTVKNGDVEICAALSEFCFKSIFDSEKDFNLSKGPFITVSTVTSTEERASLLDKWYSPVMESMEGAATAQVSGIYGIPYAEVRSASNFVGKRDKSSWNLPLAFRNASAAITMILKRF; translated from the coding sequence ATGGATGATTCTATTCTTAGCTCATTATTCCCATTTGGAAAAAGGAAGAATATCCTTATAGCAGCGGCTGTTTACGAAGAAATTGAGCCTTTGCTTGGCTTTTATGGGGATTTTGAAAAGAGTGTTGTGGGTCGTAAATATTTATATATTCCGGATATCCATGATCAATCAATAAGAATACTCGTAACTGGCCCTGGCATGATAAACGCTTCCCAGGGATTAACAGCTGCCATTGAATCTGAAAAGCCTGATCTGATTATTCAGACAGGTTGCGCAGGAGTATTTCGGAATAGAGGAATAGGTATCGGAGATGTAGCTGTAGCAACAAAAGAAAGGGATATTCATCTTGGAGTAGAATCTGGAGACCGTTTTGAGCCTCCTGCTGCCCTGCCTTTCAATATCCCAGGAACTGTAAAAAATGGGGATGTAGAAATATGTGCTGCTTTGAGTGAATTTTGTTTTAAATCGATTTTTGATTCTGAAAAAGATTTCAATTTGTCGAAAGGTCCTTTTATAACGGTATCAACAGTAACATCCACAGAAGAGCGGGCGTCTTTGCTTGATAAATGGTACAGCCCTGTTATGGAATCAATGGAAGGAGCTGCTACTGCCCAGGTCTCTGGAATTTATGGGATTCCCTATGCTGAAGTGAGGTCTGCCAGTAATTTTGTAGGTAAAAGAGACAAAAGTTCCTGGAACCTGCCCCTTGCATTCAGGAATGCGTCGGCTGCAATTACAATGATTCTCAAACGGTTTTAG
- a CDS encoding chemotaxis protein CheX → MEASIVNTVIESALHILGVTANLTPKLNRPFSKKSRYAPGDISGLISVKGDIEGSISITFTEKCILSVVSAMFSEEITELNNDVKDAAGELTNMIAGRINTKFAEMGKKCRAEMKEVRMDKNHLLEHLPEKQVFSIPFEGGAGYFNLEICI, encoded by the coding sequence ATGGAAGCATCTATTGTTAATACTGTTATCGAATCAGCTTTGCATATCCTGGGAGTGACAGCCAATCTTACCCCAAAGCTTAACAGGCCTTTTAGCAAAAAGAGCAGGTATGCTCCAGGAGATATATCAGGACTTATATCTGTAAAAGGAGATATAGAAGGGTCTATATCCATAACTTTTACCGAAAAATGCATTCTGTCAGTCGTTTCTGCCATGTTTTCCGAAGAGATTACAGAGTTAAACAATGATGTAAAAGATGCCGCCGGCGAGCTTACAAACATGATCGCAGGCAGAATCAATACAAAATTTGCTGAAATGGGAAAGAAGTGCCGGGCAGAAATGAAAGAAGTCAGGATGGACAAAAATCATCTATTGGAACATCTTCCCGAAAAGCAGGTCTTTTCAATTCCCTTTGAAGGTGGGGCAGGATATTTCAATCTGGAGATCTGTATTTAG
- a CDS encoding 1,4-dihydroxy-6-naphthoate synthase encodes MKKFTISYSPCPNDTFIFHAMTHGLIDTEGLSFAPFLEDVETLNQMAAKGVSDITKLSMAAFAHLSGRYSMLFSGSALGRGCGPLIVKRPGVDTARLASSKIAVPGLMTTAFSLLSFYLGKKPEAAVMSFDRIMPSMASGEFDFGLIIHEGRFTYASLGLELVTDLGEWWESYTGLPIPLGCIAIKRELAGEYAAIIDRIIEKSIAHAFANPEDSMAYIREHAQELDDSVIAQHIKLYVNDFSIRLGDDGIKAVETFFRMGQDKGFWQRSSDQIFYKKAWF; translated from the coding sequence ATGAAAAAATTTACCATCTCATATTCTCCATGCCCAAACGATACGTTTATTTTTCACGCCATGACCCACGGGCTAATTGATACAGAAGGTCTTTCATTTGCTCCTTTTCTTGAGGACGTGGAGACTCTGAATCAGATGGCAGCAAAGGGCGTTTCTGATATCACCAAGCTGTCTATGGCAGCTTTTGCTCATCTCAGTGGCAGATACTCAATGCTCTTTTCTGGATCAGCCCTTGGCAGGGGATGCGGACCACTCATTGTAAAAAGGCCGGGGGTAGACACAGCAAGGCTCGCATCTTCAAAAATTGCAGTTCCAGGACTCATGACAACCGCATTTTCCCTTCTTTCATTTTATCTTGGCAAAAAGCCTGAGGCCGCCGTCATGAGCTTTGACAGGATAATGCCATCAATGGCTTCGGGAGAATTTGATTTTGGCCTTATTATCCATGAGGGCAGATTTACCTATGCTTCCCTTGGGCTTGAGCTCGTTACCGATCTTGGAGAATGGTGGGAATCCTATACAGGGCTTCCCATACCGCTTGGATGCATTGCCATAAAAAGAGAACTTGCGGGCGAATATGCTGCAATCATCGACAGGATAATTGAAAAAAGCATCGCGCATGCTTTTGCAAATCCTGAAGATTCTATGGCGTATATCAGGGAGCATGCCCAGGAACTTGATGACTCGGTTATAGCTCAGCATATAAAGCTTTATGTTAATGATTTTTCCATAAGGCTTGGAGATGATGGAATAAAGGCCGTGGAAACATTTTTTCGAATGGGACAAGACAAGGGCTTTTGGCAAAGATCTTCAGATCAGATTTTTTATAAAAAGGCATGGTTTTAA
- the elbB gene encoding isoprenoid biosynthesis glyoxalase ElbB, with the protein MKKKFGVLLSGCGFRDGAEINEAVLTLLALDLRGIEAICMAPDVDQARVINYISGKNENEKRNVLKESARIARGRIKDVKDVSPNEIDALILPGGSGATLNFTDRSIQNPRQLELLPEIKGLIRNIHDQGKPIGSICIAPKTVVMALSDISPEVTIGDCKKTSAEIEAMGGKHIKCAVDGIHVDHKNKIVSTPAYMLGPGIKDVYKGIDKLVEAVLWLCS; encoded by the coding sequence ATGAAAAAAAAATTCGGGGTTCTTCTGTCAGGATGTGGGTTTCGCGATGGCGCAGAAATCAATGAAGCCGTACTTACACTGCTCGCACTTGATCTTAGGGGCATTGAAGCCATATGCATGGCACCTGATGTGGATCAGGCCAGAGTAATCAATTATATTTCCGGCAAGAATGAAAATGAAAAAAGAAATGTCCTTAAAGAATCCGCAAGAATAGCGAGGGGCAGAATCAAAGATGTCAAGGACGTATCACCGAATGAAATAGACGCACTGATTCTACCAGGCGGAAGCGGGGCGACTTTGAACTTCACGGATAGAAGCATCCAGAATCCAAGGCAGCTCGAGCTGCTCCCTGAGATTAAGGGTTTAATCAGAAATATTCATGACCAGGGAAAACCCATTGGATCGATCTGCATAGCACCCAAGACTGTTGTCATGGCTTTAAGCGATATAAGCCCTGAGGTAACCATTGGAGACTGCAAAAAAACATCTGCTGAGATTGAGGCCATGGGTGGAAAGCATATAAAATGTGCGGTCGACGGCATTCACGTTGATCATAAGAATAAAATAGTCTCAACACCTGCATATATGCTCGGGCCTGGGATCAAGGATGTTTACAAGGGGATAGACAAACTTGTGGAAGCTGTCCTTTGGCTATGCTCTTGA
- the kdsB gene encoding 3-deoxy-manno-octulosonate cytidylyltransferase codes for MKIVAVIPSRYGSTRFPGKPLAEICGIPLIQRVYENCMKSGAVDAVVVATDDQRIADAVSGFGGRFMMTGEENRSGSDRAAETGRKLGLSDEDIIVNVQGDQPLVHPDCIRDVIQPLLEDRTLDMSTLVFKIVDEREITDPKDVKTVFDNNGMALYFSRATIPFPRDPGTKCDFYKHLGVYAYSMKFLESFCKLPEGILENIEKLEQLRAIEYGYKIKTVITEHDSPEVDLPEDIVRIEKILS; via the coding sequence ATGAAAATAGTTGCTGTAATACCTTCGAGGTACGGATCAACAAGATTTCCGGGGAAACCACTTGCAGAGATATGCGGAATACCTCTGATCCAGAGAGTTTATGAGAACTGCATGAAGTCAGGGGCCGTTGATGCTGTCGTTGTTGCAACTGACGATCAGAGAATAGCTGACGCTGTTTCCGGTTTCGGAGGCAGATTCATGATGACTGGTGAGGAAAACAGGAGTGGATCAGATAGGGCCGCAGAGACCGGAAGAAAGCTTGGACTTTCTGATGAAGACATTATCGTCAATGTCCAGGGGGATCAGCCACTTGTTCATCCTGACTGCATAAGGGATGTGATCCAGCCTCTTCTCGAAGACAGAACCCTCGACATGAGCACCCTTGTTTTTAAGATTGTAGATGAAAGGGAAATAACAGATCCAAAGGATGTTAAGACCGTTTTTGACAATAACGGTATGGCCCTCTATTTTTCAAGAGCTACTATTCCTTTTCCAAGAGACCCTGGAACAAAATGTGATTTTTACAAGCATCTTGGTGTTTATGCCTATTCCATGAAATTTCTTGAGTCATTCTGCAAGCTGCCAGAGGGTATTCTTGAAAACATTGAAAAGCTTGAGCAGCTCAGGGCAATAGAGTATGGCTATAAAATTAAGACGGTCATCACTGAGCATGATTCACCGGAAGTCGATCTTCCTGAGGACATTGTAAGGATAGAGAAAATTTTGTCATAA